Proteins encoded in a region of the Desulfovermiculus halophilus DSM 18834 genome:
- a CDS encoding DUF3375 domain-containing protein: MALDYVTLELLRQNHPAWRLLCAHYAPLVAGFLHRVFIVPNVRNLSQADLAEALEDELFALREQLGAEAFPGTAQSYLNDWAENDKGWLRKFYLVGTDEPHFDLTPATEKALAWLEGLTERAFVGTESRLLTLFELLRQMSEGSQTDPQVRIAELQKRRNDIDAEIARILAGDIPLLDDTGLKDRFQQFLQLARELLTDFREVEHNFRTLDRRVRERIALWEGAKGALLEEIMGERDAIADSDQGKSFRSFWDFLMSQSRQEELTHLLEQVLSLPPIQSMHPETRLQRVHYDWLEAGEHTQRTVAKLSEQLRRFLDDQAWLENRRIMDILHSVENHALALREEFPSGDFMRLAETSATVELPLERPLYRPPLKPLIDEMALDEGDADVDTAALYAQVVVDRAELTRNIRQELQGRSQISLAEVVTRHPLRHGLAELVAYLQLAGEWPKTAVDDEVQEQVSWQLETGVMRQATLPRIILLRDR; the protein is encoded by the coding sequence ATGGCACTGGACTACGTTACTTTAGAGCTGCTCCGCCAGAACCACCCTGCGTGGCGGTTGTTGTGCGCACATTACGCGCCGCTGGTGGCCGGTTTTCTGCACCGGGTGTTCATCGTGCCCAATGTCCGCAATTTGTCTCAGGCAGACCTGGCCGAGGCGTTAGAAGATGAGCTTTTCGCTCTGCGTGAGCAGCTGGGGGCTGAGGCCTTTCCCGGAACCGCGCAAAGCTATCTCAACGACTGGGCCGAAAACGACAAGGGGTGGCTGCGGAAATTTTATCTTGTCGGGACGGACGAACCGCACTTTGACCTGACTCCCGCGACGGAAAAGGCCTTGGCCTGGCTGGAAGGTCTGACCGAGCGCGCCTTTGTCGGTACGGAATCCCGCTTGCTGACTCTGTTCGAGCTGCTGCGGCAGATGAGTGAAGGGAGCCAGACTGACCCACAAGTACGCATCGCCGAACTGCAAAAACGCCGCAACGATATCGACGCGGAGATCGCCCGCATTCTGGCGGGTGATATTCCGCTTCTGGACGATACCGGTCTGAAGGATCGCTTTCAACAGTTTTTGCAGCTGGCTCGGGAGCTGCTGACCGACTTTCGCGAGGTGGAGCACAATTTTCGCACGCTTGACCGACGGGTGCGCGAACGCATTGCCCTTTGGGAGGGAGCAAAAGGGGCACTGCTCGAAGAGATCATGGGCGAGCGCGATGCCATCGCCGATTCAGATCAGGGGAAGAGCTTTCGCTCCTTCTGGGATTTTCTGATGTCCCAGTCCCGTCAGGAAGAATTGACCCACCTGTTGGAACAGGTTTTGTCCCTTCCGCCGATCCAGTCCATGCATCCCGAAACTCGTCTGCAGCGCGTACATTACGACTGGCTGGAAGCAGGTGAACACACCCAGCGGACGGTGGCGAAGCTTTCCGAGCAGCTGCGGCGATTTCTCGATGATCAGGCCTGGCTGGAGAACCGCCGCATCATGGACATCCTGCACAGCGTCGAAAACCATGCGCTGGCGTTGCGCGAGGAGTTTCCATCGGGGGATTTCATGCGTTTGGCCGAGACCTCCGCAACGGTTGAACTTCCCCTGGAGCGACCTCTCTATCGGCCGCCGCTCAAGCCCCTCATTGACGAGATGGCGTTGGACGAAGGGGATGCGGATGTGGATACGGCGGCTCTCTATGCCCAAGTGGTGGTTGACCGGGCCGAGTTGACCCGGAATATTCGGCAGGAACTCCAGGGGCGCAGCCAGATCAGCCTCGCAGAAGTGGTGACTCGCCATCCGTTGCGTCACGGTTTGGCCGAACTGGTTGCCTATCTGCAGCTGGCCGGAGAATGGCCCAAAACGGCCGTGGACGATGAGGTGCAGGAACAGGTGAGCTGGCAGCTGGAAACTGGCGTCATGCGCCAGGCGACCTTGCCGCGTATTATTTTGCTGAGGGACCGATGA
- a CDS encoding Fic family protein — MNVYQPPYTITADILNRVAAISEAIGRLTVLTDQARALRLRHINRIRTIRGSLAIEGNTLSEAQITAILEGKRVIAPPREVQEVKNALAAYDRFDTWKPSSEKDLLEAHRILMSGLIDEAGVYRHGGVGVMAGQQVIHMAPPADRVPHLKSDLFDWLAATDAHPLIASSVFHYEFEFIHPFADGNGRMGRLWQSLILARWNPLFADIPVESLIFENQSEYYQAIQESTHKTDSAPFIAFMLRMILDTVTSTAPQVSPQVTPQVGELLAAIRGEMGREALQSALGLSDRKSFRERYLKPALADGLIEMTIPDKPNSRLQKYSLTDKGRQWLVQHGDG; from the coding sequence ATGAATGTCTACCAGCCACCCTACACCATCACCGCCGATATCCTTAACCGGGTCGCCGCGATCAGCGAGGCCATCGGGCGGCTGACCGTGCTCACCGATCAGGCGAGAGCATTGCGGCTGCGGCACATTAATCGCATCCGCACCATTCGCGGTTCGCTGGCCATCGAAGGCAACACCCTGAGCGAGGCGCAGATCACCGCGATTCTGGAGGGCAAACGGGTCATCGCCCCGCCCCGCGAGGTGCAGGAGGTGAAAAACGCCCTGGCTGCCTACGACCGTTTCGACACCTGGAAACCCTCATCGGAAAAGGATCTGCTGGAAGCGCACCGGATTCTGATGTCCGGTCTGATCGACGAGGCAGGAGTGTATCGGCACGGCGGCGTTGGCGTGATGGCAGGCCAGCAGGTGATTCACATGGCCCCGCCCGCCGACCGGGTGCCTCATCTGAAGAGTGACCTGTTCGACTGGCTGGCCGCCACTGACGCCCATCCGCTCATCGCCAGCTCGGTCTTTCACTACGAATTCGAATTCATCCACCCCTTCGCCGACGGCAACGGCCGCATGGGTCGGCTGTGGCAGAGCCTGATCCTGGCCCGCTGGAATCCCCTGTTCGCCGATATCCCGGTGGAAAGCCTGATCTTTGAGAATCAGTCCGAGTACTACCAGGCTATTCAAGAAAGCACCCACAAGACCGACTCCGCGCCCTTCATCGCCTTCATGCTGCGGATGATCCTGGATACGGTGACCAGCACAGCCCCCCAAGTCAGCCCTCAAGTCACCCCCCAAGTCGGCGAGCTGCTGGCGGCGATCCGGGGCGAGATGGGCCGCGAGGCACTGCAATCCGCCCTGGGGCTTTCGGACCGCAAATCCTTCCGCGAGCGCTACCTCAAACCGGCCCTGGCCGACGGCCTGATCGAAATGACCATTCCCGACAAGCCCAACAGCCGCTTGCAGAAATACAGCCTCACCGACAAGGGTCGCCAGTGGCTTGTGCAGCATGGCGATGGATAA